A region of Moorena producens PAL-8-15-08-1 DNA encodes the following proteins:
- a CDS encoding rhodanese-like domain-containing protein yields the protein MVAQSFDQPLVEISVEQLARQMADSPEQLQLIDVRERQEVAIASIEGFEILPLSEFAQWSGEISTRFDPAVETMVMCHHGMRSAQMCQWLISQGFTNVKNVAGGIDAYSIIVDHSIPRY from the coding sequence ATGGTCGCTCAATCGTTTGATCAACCTCTTGTTGAAATCAGTGTTGAACAACTGGCAAGGCAGATGGCAGATTCCCCGGAGCAGTTACAGCTTATTGATGTCCGAGAACGGCAAGAAGTTGCGATCGCTTCTATAGAAGGCTTTGAAATTCTGCCTTTGAGTGAATTTGCTCAGTGGTCTGGGGAAATCTCTACTCGCTTTGATCCCGCAGTTGAAACCATGGTCATGTGCCATCATGGTATGCGCTCGGCTCAGATGTGTCAGTGGTTAATCAGTCAGGGGTTCACGAATGTCAAGAATGTAGCTGGGGGTATTGACGCATACTCAATCATAGTTGATCATAGCATTCCTCGTTACTAA